The nucleotide sequence AATGATCCCACCCGGGGCACGAAAATCAGCGATGTCGTGACCATCACCACGCCGATGGCACCGCCGAACCAAATCCACCATGGCAACTGGCCGGCGGGGCGGACGAATTCCGGCGGAAACCGGCCCATCGCCAGGCAAATCACAAAAACGATTGCGGCGCCGCTGGCAAAAGAAATCATGGACGCCTGCATCGGGTGTGCGACACTTCGTCCCAATTGCCCGTTAACGCTGGGCTGGGTCGCCAACAGGCATCCGGTCGCCAAACCCACCAGCACGGCGACGGTCAAAATTCCGAAATTGGACAAACGCGATTACCCCCCCGCCGGGCTTCGACGCTGGGGGCCGGCCAATTCGGGGCCGCCGTGAACGATCTGGTTCGATTCGTCGACGAACACCAAACGCGGCTGATGCTGGTCGACTTCGGGTTCGGGCACGAAACAATAGGTCGCCAGGATCACCAGATCGCCGGGGTGAATCAGGTGGGCCGCCGCGCCGTTGGCGCAGATGTCGTTTGAATTGGGCAGCCCTTCGATGGCGTACGTTTCCAGACGGCTTCCCCGTGTGACGTCCCACACGTGGATCGCTTCATAGGGAACGATCCCGGCGGCTTCCAACAAGTGGGGTGGAACCGTCAGGCTGCCCTCATATTCCAAATCGGCACCGGTCACCGTCGCGCGGTGAATCTTCGATGCCAACATCTTTCGAAAACGTCCGTTCATGCGTGAATTATGGTCGTCGGTCGACCGATCGCCAAGCGCAAACGGTTCTTTGGTCGCACCCGATGTTGACCGCTATGCATCACCCAGAAAGGGTTCCAGCAGCGACCGCGTCGCCGGATCGGTCAACGCCAGCTTGCCGAAACCGGGCACGGCGCCGGTTTCGGTCGCGGTTTGTTGGTGTTCCTCGTAATTGGAAACCAGCATCACCGGAACCGCATGGGTGTCCGGATCCGACTTGATTTGGCGGATCACGTCCAGGCCGTCGGTGTAGTCGCGGTCAAGTTTTCGATTGACCGTGACCAAGTCGACTTTGCGGTTCTTCAAGACTTCCAAGGTGTCCTCGGTCCCGTGAGTCTGAATCACGTGCACCTTGAAGTGACGGGTGACCATTTGACGGATGGAGGCAAAATCAGGGCCACAGTTGCCGCAATCGACAAGCGTCTTGGCGGTTTGCCCATTGGACGATGTGTTCAAGATTGGGTTCGATGGTTGGAAAGGAAATTGGATTCGACAGCGATGCCAAAAAGAAACCGACCGGTTCTGACGCCGCATGGTTGGTACCTGCGGCGGCCGGGATCGGTCGGTCAAGAATGACATCGTGATGATTGTTGGCAATGTCGCCGCCATGGCAAGGATGCCGGCCGCGGTCGTCGGCGTCATGTCGGGCCCGCCAAGGTCCGCCATTTCGGCCGACCGCGACGATACCCTCCATGCACTGACACGCTGATCGCCCGCGCGTTGTGGCGGCCGGGACGTTTCGCGTGTCCGTTTTGCGTTTTCTATTCTTGCTCGATGGCAAACAGCTTGTCTTTGGTGCTGATGTACAGCCGGCCGTTGGCAGCCACCGGCGTGCTGTAGACGCTGGTTCCCATGTTGATCTCTTCGATGGGTTCGGCATTGTCTTTGCCAAGTTCGAAGACACACACGTCGCCGTCTTCGTCACCGACATACACCTTGCCATCGCTGATCAATGCACTGCCCCAGCTTTGGGCCAGCATGTCATAGGTGAAGTGGACGATCGGTTGCCCGTCATCGGTTCCCTTGGCATCCAGGCAATGCACCAAGCCGGAAAAGTCGGCGATGTACAGCAAGCCGTCTTTGATCGCGACGGTGCCACAGGTGCGGTGCATTTCTTCTTCGAAATCGATGTTCCCGTCGCCGTCTTGGTCTTGCTGGCCGTAGTGCCACAGTGCGGCCGAATTCGGGTTGTCGATCGCAGCTTCGCCCTTCTCCGGTTCAACGGCTTGAATGCGCTTGTGCGGGATCGGAACGCGTTTGTCGCCTTCGATGCGAACCGCCAATTGGGGTGACACGTCGCCGCGTTTGTTCGGGTCGATGCACCACAGGTGACCTTCGCCCTCTTGGTGTTCCGGGTCTTGGCCGACGCCGATGTAAACGCGACCGTCATAGGCGACCGGAGTGCCGATCAGGTTATTTCGAGTGCCTTCGCCGCCCAGGATCCACTTGGATGTCTTGGGATTACAGTCGAATTTCCACAGCAATTCCGGATTGCCGTCGGTGCCGCGATCGGCGCGGAAGCTGTATAGCCAGCCGTCGCCGCCACAGAACAGCACCTGGGGAACGCCGTTGAATTCGGCCACCGTGGGGCTGGACCACTGGCCGTGCAAGATGTTCGTACCGGGCGAATTGTCCGTCCAATAGACTTCGCCGGTGTTCTTGTTCATGCAGAAGAAGCTGGGGGCGTCCGGTGCAGGCAAGTTGCCGTGGGATTCGTCTTGGCCGTTGCTGGTGTTGACGAACAGCAGGTCGCCGTAGCTTGTCACACTGCAGCTGCACATGTTGTGTTGGCTGGTCCCCAGTTCGGTCATCATGTTGAAGACCCAAATCGTGTCCGCGTCGTTCTTGTCGTTGACACCGAGTGCCTTGAAAACGCTGATCCGCGGTCCGATCTGCTTGATCGTCAATTCACGGTCGACACCACCGAAGTTTCCGGTGGCGGTCCAGACCTTGTTTTCGGTGACCGTTTTGATGGCGGCATCGCCCTCGGCCGCTTCGCCGGCTTGGGCGACTTGCTCCAACAAAGCGGCCGGGAAGGTCCCGCCGTTCAGTTCGGCCAAAGCTTCTTCGAACGTGTTGCCTTCGCCGGTATCCATGATCGACGCGACGAATGCCGGTTCGTTTTTGACCGGTCCGTCGTCTTCGTTGTCATAAAAACCTTTGGTGTCCAGACAACGGACTTCGCCGCGACTGGTGACAAACCACAACCGTTCGCCTTCGACCAGCGGGGCACAACAAATGCCTTGCAGCGGCCAATCATGAACGCGTCCGGTGATCAGTTTTTCGCTGCTGTGTTGCCACAGGAAGTCGCCGTTTTCTTCGTCAAAGGCCAGCAGACATCCCAGGTCGACCTTGGCGGGATAGCGTTTCAAGTAGCCGGCCCCGTTATTGGTCCCGACATAAACCTGACCGTCTGCGACGACCGGATTGCCATAGGTCTGGCTGCCCAGGTTGGCGTACCAGCGGATGTTTTCAACGCGGCTCTTGTCCCATTCACCCGTGCGACGGTCGAAACGTCCGGTGTTCCAGCTTTCGGGCAAACCCGTCACGCCGGGGACGTTGTTGCGGACCCGGGTGCCGCCCCACTGGGGCCAGTCGCCGCCGGCGGCCATGATCTTTTCGACGCTGTCTTCGGCGACCGATGCGGTCAGCGTGGATCCCTGGACTTCTGAAGACCCCTGAGCTTCGAAAGACTCAGGTGCCGATCCGGCCAGCGGCGTTTCCACCACGCCGGCGGCGCCGACGGTGGTGTTGCCGGAGATCGGGGTTTCGACGCCGGTGGTGACGTTGTCGCCAGAATCCAGCGGCTCGGTCGACACATTCACGTCGGTCGATTGAGGCGGTTTACAGCCGCTGAGCGATGCGGTCGTGATGCTGCCCAGGATCAAAGAACCCAGGATCATCATCGTGGCGGAAAATTCGTTTTGACGCATGGAGTTGATTCGACAGATTGCGAATGAAACGTGGTGGGGGGATTTTCTTTGTCAGAAGCCGTCGCGGGTTCAGTCTTCGTTCGCGGTGACTTCGATATTGTCCAAGTACAGTTCGGCGACCTTGGCGTTTCCGTACAGACCGGGGCTGGCCGACAACACCGGCGATTCGTCACGCGCGGTGACCGTCCATTCTTTGGGTTCCGGTTCGTCGCGCGGCCAGATCTTGCCTCGCAAAATCGCGGTTGCCGCGGGGCCTTCACTTTCGATTTCCGCGCTGAACTTCATCCGATACCAGACGCCCTCTTTCCACTCGAAAGGAACGGTGGAACGGGCACGTTCTTCGGAAGACACCCAGGTGCGGATTTGCAACTGTTGGCTTTGGCCCATCAGGTCCAGCACATAGCCTTGGGCGGTCAGCCCGATATCGGGCAATTGGTCCAGATTCCGGGATCCCATGACGTCGGCGCTGATCGTGTATTCCGCCATGTCGCTGGGGCCCATCCAAGCGCGGCTACGGGCACCCTTGGGAATCGTGCTGATCTTGGTCAGCGCGGGTGAACCGTCAACGTCGCGGATGACGTGGCGATAGCGTGCACCGACCCACGACAGCGGCGGATCGGAAAGGTCGTCAAAGGTGAATCGCCACGGCAGCGATGGAACGATACGGACGCGGGCCACCCCCATCGCGTCGCCTGCCTTGGCGTGAATCACCGCGGCGGTGTGCTGGGCCTGGGCGTCGGCGACAAAGGTCATGCCGTCAATCGTTCCCGGACCCTGGACGGTCAGTTCGACATCGGCGGGTGTTTCGACCGGCTGGCCGATTCGATTGTACGCACGAACCGACAGCTGGATCGATTCGCCGGGCTTGATCAGCGATTCGTTGGGAACCAGTAACAACTGCGTTGCAGCGGGATTTTGGGAAACCGGTGTTTCCTGGCCCAAGACTTCTTCGGCCGTGGGCATGGTTTGGCTACCGCTACCGGTATCCAAGCAGTAAAGCGTATTGGTGCCTTGGAAATAGACGCGACCGCCCGACGCGATTGGCGACGCGGCGAAACCTTGACCGCGGATTCGACGCTGTTTGTTCAGCACTTCGAAGCCGTCTTCGGTCGGTTCCAAGATGGCCCAACCGCCGCCTTCGGAAAGCACGTACAGTTTGCCGTCGGCGTAAAACAGTGCCGAACGCTGACGGGACCCCACCACACTTTTCTTTTCCAAGATGATTTCGCCGGTGTCCGCTTGGATCACCCACATCTTGTTGCGGTCATCCAAGACATACAGGCGGTCGTCGACCATGACCGGTTCGCCATAGCCGCAAACCAGTTCCTCGATCTTCCACAGTTCTTTGACGGTGGTGTCGTCGCCGGCGCCGCTGATTTCCAGTCCGACCATCGCGCCCATCGCACTGCCGGACACGTTTTCTTCGCTGTGGCCGGCAAAGACACGGTTGCCGACGACCAGCGGGGTGGCGTAAAGACCGCGGCGTGAAAACGGATAGCTCCACAGCGGTTTGCCGGTCCGCGGTTGAAAGCCCCAGACTTGGCCGTCGCCACAGCCCAGGATCAGTTGCCGCTGGCCGTCGATCGTGACCAGGCTGGGGGCGGAATAGCTGGTGTCATACGGCAGATCGCGGGTGCCGCTGAACCAGACGACTTCGCCGGTTTTCTTGTCCAGGCCCAACAGTCGGTGGTTCGGTTTGGCCCGATCGCCCCAGTTGATGATGATGCCGGAGATGATCACCAGATCTTCGTGGATGATCGGATAATTCGTGCGGCCGCCGTAGGTCGACAGCATGCCGAATTGCTCGTGCAGCGGTTTGTTCCAGACCACATCGCCCGTCTCGCCGTCCAAGCACATGAAGATGTCGCAGGACCCCAGGACATAGACGTATCCGGTTTCCGGGTCGGCGACCGGGCTGCTCCACCCGATCCGTTCGGCCGGGACGTCCGACAGCCAGACGTTGTACGAATGTTCCCACAGGGTTTCGCCGGTGGCGGCGTCCAGGCACAGCACGCGTTCGCCTTCGACCTCGGTGTCCGCATCGCTTCGCTGGATCGTGTACAGACGGCCGTTCATCGAGACGGGGGTACAGATGCCGCCGACGTCGTCGCGTTTCCACAGCAGATTGCTGCCCTCGCCGCCTTCGGGGTCCCAGTCTTCGGGCAAACCCGTCGCATCGGCGGTCCCGTCATAGCGGGGGCCACGCCAATAGGGCCAGTCGGCCGGTGCCGCCGAGGTGACCAAGATGCCGACCGCCAAGGTCAGGCCCCATGGAAAACGTGCAGTGAAGATGAAGCTTGGCATATTCAATCGAAAAACTCGTCTTCGGGGTCAAATTCGGGGCTGCAAACGATCAGCACCGTCAGGCGGCCGACGGCGCGATGGCGAACCCCGGGAGGGATCAGGATGGAGGTGTGGGGGCGAACCGGATGCGGGGTGCCGTCCAGTTCAATCGCGGCGTCGGGGTCACATTCCAGGACGACGTAAATTTCGGTGTGATGCCGGTGGTAATGTGTGCGGGCGGCGTGGTCGATGCGGGTCAGGTGGACGGTGCCAGGGAAATCGTCATATTCGGCGAATGCCCGCCGGGCGACGCCGCACGGGCAATCAATTCCTGGCAGGTCCGGAAGGTGGACGACTTCGGCCCGTCGGGGCTCGGTTGGGGGGGCGGGCGATTTCAAGGCGGATGAAACCGTGGGTCGGGCGACAGGAACCGAAGGCGGACGATCGGAGACCAACGCCGGCCGGGCCGTGTGTTCCCGGATCAACGCGGACAATCGGCACGTCGTGGCGGTCTTCCAGCCACCCGTGGGAAAATCCGAATCGCGGCACCAAAGGCCCCAGCTGACAGTTTAGACGTGATTTGTCGATTATGCCACGCGCAGCCGTTTCGTGATGCAAAACACCGGCATCAGGAGAAAATTTTGGCTGACCGGCAAAGGTTAACAAGCCGGCGAAAATGGTGTGGAACAGTAATTACCCACAGCACCAGGGCCGATAGCTGTAACTGAATCGCTGGGCGTCCCGTCGGCTCGTGGTCGACGCGGATGTCTCGTGAGGAAGACCCAGAGGCAAGGCAACCGGAAGTTGCCTGTCTTGTGGTCGTGACGACTTTCGTGACCCGTCGGATTCGAACGCGGCAAAGGATCGGAAACGATTCGACGTCGTTGGAGAACGGCAAGCTGAACGAAGTCAACCGTCACTCGGACGCGGCTGGGCCAACGGCCCGGCGGCATCTCCGAAGGACAAATGTGCTTGTTGGGCCCCCGGAGGCATCCGCCGGCGACTTCGTCCGCCGAATGGTTCCGGAACCCGCTGACGACGCAGAATTTGACGGTGACAAGCGACACGACCGCGAACCGACCCGCTTTATGGTGAAGGGAGACGTGGCTCCAATGACTCGGACCATTCTTACTCTGACCATGGTTTTGGCGTGCAGCTGCTGCACTCAAAGTTATGGATTTGACTTGCTGGATCGCATGTTGGGCTTGGACGGCTGTTGCTCGTCCAGCAGCTGCGACAGCGGTTGTGACGTTGGCTGTGAACCGACCTGTGGCTGCGAAGCCCCTTGCGGTTGTGCTGCCGAACCGACCTGTGGTTGCGAAGCACCGGCCTGTGGCTGTGTTGCCGAACCGACCTGTGGTTGCGAAGCTCCGGCTTGCGGCTGTGCTGCTGAGCCGACCTGTGGCTGCGAAGCTCCGGCTTGCGGCTGTGCTGCTGAACCGACCTGTGGCTGCGAAGCTCCGGCATGCGGTTGTGCTGCTGAGCCGACCTGTGGCTGCGAAGCTCCGGCTTGTGGTTGTGCTGCTGAACCGACCTGTGGCTGCGAAGCTCCGGCTTGCGGTTGCGGCGTCGACGTCTGCGAACCCGCTTGTGGCTGCGAAGTCGCTTGCGAACCGTCCTGCGACGGTTGCGGATGCAGCAAGAAAAGCTGTGGCGGCCTGCTGAGCAAGCTGTTCGCCAAGAAGAGCAGCTGTGGTGGCTGCGACAGCTGCTGTGCAGAACCCGCCTGCGGTTGCGAAATCGCTTGCGAACCTTCCTGCGGTTGTGACATGGGCTGTGACAGCTGTGGCTGCAGCAAGAAAAGCTGCGGCGGATTGCTGACCAAGCTGTTCGGCAACCTGAAGAAGAAGAGCAGCTGCTGTGACAGCGGATGCGACATGGGCTGTGACACCGGATGCAGCAGCTGTGGCTGTGGCGCTCCGATGGCTGCCCCGATGGCCGCTCCGGCTCCTTCGGCCGCTCCGATGCCGCCCGCTCCGGTCGTCGACCCCAGCGCCAGCATCTCGCGTACTCGTCGCGTCATCCAGGCCAGCGCCAGCTACGCTCGCTGAAATATGCAAGCAAGTAGCACGCTGTAACCTTCAGACGTGATCTATCAACGGCCCGCAGTCGCGAAAGCACTGCGGGCCGTTTTTTCGTGCGCCCTTTGTTTCTTCTAGGGTCGCCCCCTGCCCCGTCCACCCGGTTCCGTGTCGACTACCCGATTCCGGAACGGAGCGGCCCCAATTCTTTACGTTGACACACCGCCCAGCCTTTTAGTATTTCCCAGCTTGCAACCGGTTTCACGACGGCGTCCGGCGAATTCTTGATCCGCTCGAACCGACGATTCCCAAACCCTACAGGCAAGCGAACCGATGAAAGCAGTCATACTGGCCGGTGGACTCGGGACACGGCTGAGCGAAGAAACGTCGGTTCGACCCAAACCGATGGTCGAAATCGGAGGGCATCCGATCCTTTGGCATGTGATGAAGATCTATGCCAGCCATGGAATCAGCGATTTTGTGATCTGCGCGGGCTACAAGGGCGACTCGATCAAACGCTATTTCGCGGAATACTTCATGCGAAATGCGAACGTGACGTTCGATCTGGCTGCCAACCGCGTGACCTACCACGACGGCCAAGGTGAACCATGGAAAGTCACCGTCGTCGACACCGGACGTGACACGATGACAGGAGGACGCTTGAAACGAGTTGCGTCTTTTCTGGACGATGAAACGTTCTGCATGACGTACGGCGACGGCGTGGGGAACGTCGACATCGGCGAAAGTATTCGTATGCATCGCCGGTGTCGCCGCGACGCAACGTTGACGGCCGTGCAGCCACCCGGTCGCTTCGGCGCCCTTCGCTTTGATGCCCAAGACGCCGACCGCATCGGCTGCTTTCGCGAAAAACCGGTCGGTGATGACGCTTGGATCAACGGCGGCTTTTTCGTGCTGGAACCTTCGGTCATTGATCGCATCGATGGCGATTCGTGCATTTGGGAACAAGCCCCACTGCGAGGTCTGGCGGACGACGGCCAGTTGACCGCTTTTCGGCATCCAGGGTTTTGGCGTCCCATGGATACCTTGCGCGACAAAATGGAACTGGAGAAACTCTGCCAGCAGGGGACCCCGCCATGGTTCCAAGCTCCGTCGACTCCTCTCCGCATCGCCGCATAAAGCGAAAGCATGTCCAAAGACTTCTCTGGCTGCTTCGGCGGCGTATTTAATGGCCAAGACGTGTTGGTCACAGGTCACACGGGTTTCAAAGGTGGTTGGCTGTGCCACTGGCTTGCGCAGTGTGGTGCTCGGGTTCACGGTCTTGCCATGGATCCCGACGACGGACACAGCCTGTTTGCAACGATTCAGTTGACCAAGGATTTGGCCGGCGACCACCGAGGAAACATTGCAGATCGCCAAATGGTGTCGGATCTGGTGCGTGAGATTCGGCCGAGATACCTGTTTCATTTGGCTGCGCAGCCATTGGTCCGCCAGTCGTATCAATGTCCGGTCGAAACATTCGAAACCAATGTGATGGGGACCGTGAACGTTTTGGATGCGCTTCGTTCGGCCGGTCATCGCTGCAATGTCGTGGTGGTCACCACGGACAAGTGCTATCGCAATCGCGAATGGGTGAACGGGTATCGTGAAGACGATCCGTTGGGCGGCCATGACCCCTATAGTGCCAGTAAAGCTGGGGCTGAAATCGTCACGTCGGCCTATCGGGACTCCTTTTTCCGAAACAGCCCGATTCGAATGGCGTCGGTCCGTGCCGGCAATGTCATCGGCGGCGGTGACTGGGCGGCCGATCGCTTGGTGCCCGATTGCATTCGGGCGCTGACGCATAACGAGGAAATCTGTGTCCGGAATCGTCACAGCACTCGCCCGTGGCAACACGTTTTGGAACCCTTGTCCGGATATCTACATTTGGCCAGCCGATTGGAGATGGCCGATGATGCTGCCCCATTTACTGAAGCGTTCAATTTTGGTCCTCCGTTGGCCAGCAACCGCTCCGTTCTGGATTTGGTTAAAGAGCT is from Crateriforma conspicua and encodes:
- a CDS encoding PQQ-binding-like beta-propeller repeat protein, producing the protein MAAGGDWPQWGGTRVRNNVPGVTGLPESWNTGRFDRRTGEWDKSRVENIRWYANLGSQTYGNPVVADGQVYVGTNNGAGYLKRYPAKVDLGCLLAFDEENGDFLWQHSSEKLITGRVHDWPLQGICCAPLVEGERLWFVTSRGEVRCLDTKGFYDNEDDGPVKNEPAFVASIMDTGEGNTFEEALAELNGGTFPAALLEQVAQAGEAAEGDAAIKTVTENKVWTATGNFGGVDRELTIKQIGPRISVFKALGVNDKNDADTIWVFNMMTELGTSQHNMCSCSVTSYGDLLFVNTSNGQDESHGNLPAPDAPSFFCMNKNTGEVYWTDNSPGTNILHGQWSSPTVAEFNGVPQVLFCGGDGWLYSFRADRGTDGNPELLWKFDCNPKTSKWILGGEGTRNNLIGTPVAYDGRVYIGVGQDPEHQEGEGHLWCIDPNKRGDVSPQLAVRIEGDKRVPIPHKRIQAVEPEKGEAAIDNPNSAALWHYGQQDQDGDGNIDFEEEMHRTCGTVAIKDGLLYIADFSGLVHCLDAKGTDDGQPIVHFTYDMLAQSWGSALISDGKVYVGDEDGDVCVFELGKDNAEPIEEINMGTSVYSTPVAANGRLYISTKDKLFAIEQE
- a CDS encoding response regulator, producing the protein MNTSSNGQTAKTLVDCGNCGPDFASIRQMVTRHFKVHVIQTHGTEDTLEVLKNRKVDLVTVNRKLDRDYTDGLDVIRQIKSDPDTHAVPVMLVSNYEEHQQTATETGAVPGFGKLALTDPATRSLLEPFLGDA
- the rfbG gene encoding CDP-glucose 4,6-dehydratase — protein: MSKDFSGCFGGVFNGQDVLVTGHTGFKGGWLCHWLAQCGARVHGLAMDPDDGHSLFATIQLTKDLAGDHRGNIADRQMVSDLVREIRPRYLFHLAAQPLVRQSYQCPVETFETNVMGTVNVLDALRSAGHRCNVVVVTTDKCYRNREWVNGYREDDPLGGHDPYSASKAGAEIVTSAYRDSFFRNSPIRMASVRAGNVIGGGDWAADRLVPDCIRALTHNEEICVRNRHSTRPWQHVLEPLSGYLHLASRLEMADDAAPFTEAFNFGPPLASNRSVLDLVKELIRYWPGRWRDATDPNAVHEAALLNLAIDKAHHTLGWTPVWDFQQTVCQTAVWYQTHHAGEDIRAFTTEQIRRYVCDASNAGLCWTGKRAVQRRAAA
- a CDS encoding DMT family transporter, which encodes MSNFGILTVAVLVGLATGCLLATQPSVNGQLGRSVAHPMQASMISFASGAAIVFVICLAMGRFPPEFVRPAGQLPWWIWFGGAIGVVMVTTSLIFVPRVGSLPWFAAVMTGQTVGAVILDHYGWLGNPRAAASPMRLLGTALLIAGVLVIVAAQRQVDTTSGDPPPAEPTASDQATDR
- a CDS encoding cupin domain-containing protein, whose translation is MSALIREHTARPALVSDRPPSVPVARPTVSSALKSPAPPTEPRRAEVVHLPDLPGIDCPCGVARRAFAEYDDFPGTVHLTRIDHAARTHYHRHHTEIYVVLECDPDAAIELDGTPHPVRPHTSILIPPGVRHRAVGRLTVLIVCSPEFDPEDEFFD
- the rfbF gene encoding glucose-1-phosphate cytidylyltransferase, translated to MKAVILAGGLGTRLSEETSVRPKPMVEIGGHPILWHVMKIYASHGISDFVICAGYKGDSIKRYFAEYFMRNANVTFDLAANRVTYHDGQGEPWKVTVVDTGRDTMTGGRLKRVASFLDDETFCMTYGDGVGNVDIGESIRMHRRCRRDATLTAVQPPGRFGALRFDAQDADRIGCFREKPVGDDAWINGGFFVLEPSVIDRIDGDSCIWEQAPLRGLADDGQLTAFRHPGFWRPMDTLRDKMELEKLCQQGTPPWFQAPSTPLRIAA
- the panD gene encoding aspartate 1-decarboxylase, translating into MNGRFRKMLASKIHRATVTGADLEYEGSLTVPPHLLEAAGIVPYEAIHVWDVTRGSRLETYAIEGLPNSNDICANGAAAHLIHPGDLVILATYCFVPEPEVDQHQPRLVFVDESNQIVHGGPELAGPQRRSPAGG
- a CDS encoding outer membrane protein assembly factor BamB family protein; this translates as MPSFIFTARFPWGLTLAVGILVTSAAPADWPYWRGPRYDGTADATGLPEDWDPEGGEGSNLLWKRDDVGGICTPVSMNGRLYTIQRSDADTEVEGERVLCLDAATGETLWEHSYNVWLSDVPAERIGWSSPVADPETGYVYVLGSCDIFMCLDGETGDVVWNKPLHEQFGMLSTYGGRTNYPIIHEDLVIISGIIINWGDRAKPNHRLLGLDKKTGEVVWFSGTRDLPYDTSYSAPSLVTIDGQRQLILGCGDGQVWGFQPRTGKPLWSYPFSRRGLYATPLVVGNRVFAGHSEENVSGSAMGAMVGLEISGAGDDTTVKELWKIEELVCGYGEPVMVDDRLYVLDDRNKMWVIQADTGEIILEKKSVVGSRQRSALFYADGKLYVLSEGGGWAILEPTEDGFEVLNKQRRIRGQGFAASPIASGGRVYFQGTNTLYCLDTGSGSQTMPTAEEVLGQETPVSQNPAATQLLLVPNESLIKPGESIQLSVRAYNRIGQPVETPADVELTVQGPGTIDGMTFVADAQAQHTAAVIHAKAGDAMGVARVRIVPSLPWRFTFDDLSDPPLSWVGARYRHVIRDVDGSPALTKISTIPKGARSRAWMGPSDMAEYTISADVMGSRNLDQLPDIGLTAQGYVLDLMGQSQQLQIRTWVSSEERARSTVPFEWKEGVWYRMKFSAEIESEGPAATAILRGKIWPRDEPEPKEWTVTARDESPVLSASPGLYGNAKVAELYLDNIEVTANED